Proteins encoded by one window of Pseudorca crassidens isolate mPseCra1 chromosome 3, mPseCra1.hap1, whole genome shotgun sequence:
- the IL9 gene encoding interleukin-9, whose protein sequence is MLLAVVLASALLLCSTASQTCLTFTGIKYVEYLINNLQEHPSSKCNCSTNVTDCLCLPIPSDNCTSACLQEGLSQMTNTIVKTGFLLTFNGVKKTVEALQNNKCGSFSCEQPCNQTTTGNMLTFLKTVLESFQKERMRGRV, encoded by the exons ATGCTCCTGGCCGTGGTCCTTGCCTCTGCCCTGCTCCTCTGCTCTACCGCCAGCCAGACGTGTTTGACCTTTACAGGGATCAAGTATGTTGAGTACCTCATCAACAACCTGCAG GAACATCCATCTTCAAAATGCAACTGCAGCACCAAT GTGACTGATTGTTTGTGTCTGCCCATTCCTTCT GACAACTGCACCTCAGCATGCTTACAGGAGGGTCTGTCGCAGATGACCAACACCATAGTGAAAACAGGTTTCCTGCTGACTTTCAATGGGGTGAAGAAAACAGTTGAAGCCCTCCAGAACAACAAGTGTGGA TCTTTTTCCTGTGAACAGCCATGCAACCAAACCACAACAGGCAATATGCTGACATTTCTGAAGACTGTCCTGGAAAGTTTCCAGAAAGAAAGGATGAGAGGCAGAGTGTGA